The stretch of DNA CTAGCAAATTTTCGCGTATTATTTCTAAAGTTTTTTTTCGAGGCATACTAGGTTTTACTCGTTCGATACATGAATTAATTTGGGCATGGCTTTTTGTGGCAGCGGTTGGATTATCCCCCTATGCCGCTATCTTTGCACTGGCAATTCCTTACGGTGGTATACTTGGACGAATTTTTGCAGATATGTTAAATGATGTTCCCGAACAGCCTATTATCGCCTTAAAAGCGGCAGGTTCTTCCCGACTTCAAACATTGGTTTACGGTTACCTCCCCTTGGTTTGGGCGGATTTTATAAGTTATACGATGTACCGGTTTGAATGTGCGATTCGGTCTTCCGCCATTATGAGTTTTGTTGGCTTAGGTGGACTTGGATTTCAAATTCAATTGGCTCTCGCGGATTTAAAATATGATGCTGTTTGGACATTTGTCTTCTTCTTAATTGCACTTGTGATATTTGTTGACGGCTGGAGTCATTTGGTCCGTAAGGGATTAATGAATCATAAACGAAAAAAGGGCTTTGGTTCAGGCTGGATGTCTGTTCTCATTGCCGCATTGTTAATAGCGTGTTCCTGGGTTTATATTTGGATAGGTGAAAATGCTAGCTTGTCTGAGTTATTATCGGAAAGAAATATCGACTATGCCAAAAAGTTTTTCGGTGGCCTCCTTGGGATCAACGAAGATAATCCTGCCTTTCTTAATGGAGAAAGTTGGGCACTTGTGTTAAAACTGACATTGGAGACTCTAGAAATGAGTATTATGGCAATTGGATTTTCCACCATTGTCGCTTTCATTACTGTCATTCCCGCCGCAAGAAACATCGCAAGTGGAAGTCTAACACTAAAAAAGACATGGTATAATTGGCCGTTATTTGCTTTCATCCGACTTCTTTATATCTTTTCACGTTCTGTTCCGGAGTTAGTCTGGGCGATGATGATTATCTTTATTTTTAAACCTGGAATCTTACCGGGTGCATTAGCTCTCGCTCTTCACAACTTTGGAATTCTCGGTAAACTATGGGCAGAGGTTATTGAAGATATGGACCCTAGACCTATCAGAAACCTTGCAACTGCAGGTGCTTCAAAAATAGAAATTCTCTTTTACGGAATTCTACCAATTGTTCTACCGAGATTTCTTACCTATATTCTATATAGGTGGGAGGTAATTATGAGAACAACAATCGTTGTGGGGTTTGTAGGTGCAGGTGGCCTGGGGATGGACTTTAAGCTTGCCATGAGTTATTTTAACTATACACAGATTACGTTATTATTATTGTGTTATATGATTCTTGTCATCATTGCAGACTTTGCATCTGAAACCACTAGGAAAACTGTAAAATAAGAGCACATGTCCCTATGACTTGTGCTTTTTTTATGGATTTCATCCTGCTATTAATCTGCTAGCGATTGATAGAAAAGTGCTACATTGATGATATGGTTATATTTGATTCCTCTTGGGCATTTTTCAAAATAATATTAAATAAAAAACCCAAATGCTTGTATTAGATTCATGTTTTCTATTATCCTAAGCATAGCAGACAAAATTTGCATTAAAAATAATACATAAGGATTTTGAACTGTTCAGATCACATAGGAGTTGGAGTTATTTGGAAACAAAAAGAGCTTTACCTATTTTATTTTTAGTTATGTTTTTAGTGATGATTGGTTTTGGAATCATCATTCCTGTGCTACCTTTTTATGCTGAAGAAATGGGAGCCTCCCCTACTCAACTAGGATTATTAATGGCTGTTTATTCAATGATGCAGCTTATTTTTGCACCATTTTGGGGTAAATTATCAGATCGGATTGGGCGTAAACCAATCATGATGATTGGTATTGCTGGGTTATCGTTATCCTTCTTCATGCAGGCAATGGCTACCGAACTTTGGATGTTGTTTGCGGCAAGAATCATTGGCGGATTATTATCTTCTGCTAATATGCCCACCGCAATGGCATATGTTGCTGATATAACCACACCAGAAAATCGTGGAAAAGGAATGGGTATTGTAGGAGCGGCAGTTGGTCTTGGCTTTGTTTTTGGACCAGCCATAGGTGGAATATTTTCAAAATCAAGCATGAGCATGCCTTTTTATTTAGCAGGTACTTCTTCCTTAATTACACTAGTTATTATTTTCTTTTTATTAAAAGAATCTTTGCAAAAAAATAATGCTGATGATAATCAAAGCATTAAGCAATCGCGATGGAAGGCATTTTCAGGTCCTGCATCCGTATTGTTTTTATTACAACTTTTAATTTCTCTTTCATTATCTGGCTTAGAAGCAACCTTTGCCTATTTCGCTGCCAAAAGAGCTGGATTAGGGGCTATTCAACTAGGATATATATTCATGATAATGGGATTTGCTGGTGCGATGGTACAGGGCGGTATGGTTGGAAGGTTAACAAAGAAGTATGGTGAAGGAAAAGTAATCCAAGGTGGAATTATAGTTTCAGCAATTGGTTTTGCTTTAATCCTGTTGGTAGACAGTTTTACAACTGCTGCTATATTTTTATCTATCTTCGGTATAGGAAATGGCGTCATTCGGCCGAGTGTCTCTTCCCTGCTGACAAAAACAACAGATGCCGGCCATGGAAGTGCAACTGGTCTGCTGTCTTCCTTTGACTCACTAGGCCGAATTGTTGGCCCGCCTCTTGGCGGGTGGTTATTCTCTCTTTCCATTGGATTACCTTATATTTCTGGAGCAATCATTTCTGTCATAGCCTTTGTACTGTATCAATTTTATCGGTCCAAAGCTTTAATCTTAAAAACAAATTAGCATATGTCATTAGGACATGCATAAGATAGGTTACGAGGATGTACTTGTTAAAGGAGTCGAGCGAAAATGAAAATAATTTCTCATTTCACGACGTTTTTATTCCTGTGTATCATTGTTGCACTTGTTGCCTATCTCGATTCACCGTATTCATTTATTCATAGTGGCTATTCCTACTCGACGATTAGTGAGCCAGCAGTGGCAAAGCCTGTAGATGTGGAACCACCAACAGATGTTCCGGTATTAGAGAATAGGCTTGATAGCGTTCAAAGAATGGACGGTTATTATGTGGAAATCTATCAGGAATACGAAGTTTATTACGATGAAAAAGGAAACGTTGTTAAAAGAGATCCTACTTCTAAAACAGAAAGTGTTCGGTATTGGGATGAAAACTAAAATGGAACAATAAGAAAGCTGTCGAGTTGCCTTCGACAGCTTTTTTATTTTAGCTCTTTTCTTAGACTTTGTTGCTTTTTGTAACAAAAAATAATGATTGTGCTGTGTTCTTCCGGAAATCAGCATAAATTTATTAAGAAAAGAGCTTGCAAACTAAATTCGAAAGGCGAAAAATAAAGATTTCCACGTTAAAATCGGCTTTAAGATTTTAACAACAATCGTTACGAAAATAGCCTTTATTTAAGAAACGGATGCATCCATAAGGTATTCCCTGAAAAGGAGATAAATAATATGAAAGAAATTCATGATTTATATTGTAAACAGAACTAATGTTCCTATATAATAGTTTTATCAACTATGTGTAAACTCCACCAATTTTGAGCAATAATAATTTGGAGCAAAAAGTAACTTATTTTATTTGTTGAAGGAGACCGGAAGAGAATGATTAAACCGTACTTATTGTTTAACAGAGAATGCGACGAGGCTTTTAAATGGTATCAAAAAGCTTTTGAAGGAGAAATGGTTGCGATTCAAAAATATGGAGATATGCCGCCAAATCCTGATTTCCCTGTTTCTGAAAGCGATAAAAACCTAGTTTTACATGCGGAATTGAAAATAACAGAATCAGGATATATTATGGGTTCTGATTATCAACAAGATTTACAAGCTGCTGGGAAAGTGTGTATTAGTGTGGAGCTTAATTCTGAGGAACATGCAATGAACGCATGGAACGTCCTTAAAGATGGCGGAACCGTGCATAATGATCTTCAACCAACTTTCTTCGCTAAGCTTCATGGTTCTTTAATGGACAAATATGGTATTACTTGGATGTTTACAGTTAGTTAGGTCCACAATAGGCTTCCCGAAAATGGGAAGCCTTTGTTATTTATCTTTGATCTTAAGAAGTCTTGATCTAATAGTAGAAACCCCTGCGAGATTTCAAGAGTGCTAAATTTTCTGTTTTAGTTCCAACCACCAATTTGACTTCTGCCAGAATATTCATTGGTAATTTAAGAAAAACTATTGTTATATGGAGGTGAAATATAATGAAAAAACTACTCTATGGTTTGGTTTGCGTTGCTTTTCTAGGCTTTCTGACAGCTTGTGGAGGCGGTGATGAGGAAACAGAACAAGATACAACAACTACCGAGGAACAAGCTGGCGATGAACAGGAACAAACCGCTGATGCAGGTAATGGAGAGGCTCTATTTCAGCAAAGCTGTTCTTCTTGTCATGGTGGAGATTTAAAAAGTGGAGGAGCTCCTGATTTAGATAAAATAGGCTCACAATACTCCAAAGATGAAATTTTAGGTATTATTGAAAATGGTAAAGGCGGTATGCCTGGAGGACTTCTTAAGGGCGATGATGCAGCTGCAGTTGCTTCATGGCTAGCCGAGAAGAAATAAGGAAGGAAAAACCAGAATGGATATCCAATCTGGTTTTTTTTGAGCAAATGTCTAAAAGAGCAATAATTTGATTGATTATATAGTTTACACTACAATAAAGTAGTTAACTAACATTACATAATGGTAAGGAGCAAAACATGAAATTAAAATTAATGGTCTTGGTTCTCATTTCTATTTTACTTATAACAGCATGTGGACAAAAGACACTTAGCGAGCCAATCACATTACATAACCAGGATCAGAAGGAAGTAACATTTCCATTAGAAAAACCAACGGTATTCTTCTTTATTACATCCTACACCTGAGGACTCTGCCACCAGCAGCTAGTTCAGCTGCATGAAAATATCGATAAATTAGAAGACATGGATGTTGAAATGTATGTCATTAGCAAAGATTTACCCGATGAACAGCTTCAATTATACAAAGAATTAGAAGGTATTTATGGTCAGAGTCTTTCCTTCGTTTCTGATCCCGATTTGGAATTGATTGATTTCATGGGCATGAAAAATGGTGATGTAGCCTATAGAGGATATGGGATGATTGACCAAGACGGTAAAGTCGTTTTTAAAACGGTTAACGACCACTGGGGAGAGCAAATTGATAAAACAGTTGAAGAAATAAAAAATGAATATAATAAACTAAAATAAACAACACCGAAGCCACAATCAACTAGATTGTGGCTTCGGTGTTGTTTCAAGTATCAAACATTAGTCTCTTCTTTTTCTTAAAGCTTCCCTGTCAACATTTTGCGGTGGTTGCTCAAACCATCTGTTATCAATCATTAATTTAACCCCATCATCGGCATAATCCAGTACTTCTGATACCAGTCTTATATAATTTCCACCTATATCCTTTCTCAAGCTCGCACCGATAGCTGCCCCATATCCTGCAATACTTAAAACAGATAAACTATTCGTATGAAACATCATTAACTTATCGGAAAAAGGTGAGTCAATGGATTGAGTAATGGTTGAATCCCAAGTACTAGGTAACGGAACGCCATCCTTAATTAGTATTTCTCTAAACACAGTTTCATGCTTTGCTGCTATTTCCGTTCCCCTCTCCATGAATTTCCTAACTTCAGGTGATTGAGCTGTTTGGGAAAACCCTGCTACAAACGTTCTACCAATTGAGTTAGTTTCCGTATTCTTAGATATATGTGCTAACTCAAGAACCGTTAAAGGACGATGTCTCCCAATTAATCCTGATAGAAAAGAATCATCCTGAAGGTATTCCGCTTTTTCCATCGGAGGTATGGTAGGAGAGCGAACAAACGCACCCTTTTTAAGTAATAAGTCACAGGAATCATTATAAAGCTGCATAAACCCTTGAGAAGTTTTTGAAAATATATCTCGTACGTCTCTCCGAGCCAAAACTTCGAGTAATGCTGCAGCGGCTGCGGTTCCGGCAGCAGCCATATATTTTATATAACGCATAGCAAAAAGATCTGAATAAAGTCTTCCTGCTTTTAAGTTTACATCCTCATGTGTGAAGCCTATAGGTAAACCGTGATTTTCCTTTTCAAAAATTTGTTTGACTTCATTCACAACAAGATTACAATTGGATAACGCACTTTGGATGATGTCCGTATGATCTGGATCTTCATTCACTTGTGAAAAATGCTGAACGATGCAAAATGCCATTGAATTTTGCATATAGGCACTCCATAATGCAGCAACCTCAGAAGAAACTAACTGTGGGTTATGTTCCATTTATATAAGACTCCTTAATTTTTACTAATAGTATGTACCAATTGCTCCTAAATATTGTAATTATTAAACCAACTATTTAACAAGTGGAACCATTTATCGAATGGTACGTCTAAATAGTTATAGGGGTGATGGAATGAAAAAATGGGGTCTTTTTATTATATTATTTATTGTGTTAACAGGTTGTCGTTCAACATCATTTGACGGTCATTCGGTCATAGACTGGGTTGATTTTATTAAGTGGGATGGCATTGAATACGACGGCATTTATTCTGGTGTTTTAGCGGATGAAAAATATATTGGGGAAAAGTTAGGAACTGTTAAATATAAAGTCGCAGACAACGTTACAAATCCCAATTACAAAATTAGAAATGGGGATGCTGCCTTTCATGAAAAAGGAACAGAGATTTTTACCATTAAAGGGCAGCCAAATTTAATAGCAGTAAAGGATTCTAGTCAAATTAACGGATATAAAGTGTATCATTCACGAAACGTTAAAGCACAACAATGGCATTTTAGAAATGTACCAATTGACAAAGTGATTGAAGTAGAGATTTTTCAACTCTATACTGCTGAGGGGAATAAACGACTTAGTAAATATACAAATCGTGAAGAGTTGAATCACATTCTTCAACTATTAAAGTATGGTGAAGAGTCACCAAATTTTCAGCCCAATACGGAAAAAGGTGACCCAGACTATTATCAAATTATTTTGTATACAGATGAACCAATCGCTTACAAGTATGACGTGCTAAATGATGGTTCCACCTATTATTGGTACCCATGGGATACGGAGATTTTATCAAATGAAATTCAATCATATCTAAAGGCAAAATAAAAGCTAATCGGATGATTAGCTTGTTACTTTTATTGGTTCGTTCGTTCCATTATCAATAGATTTGCTCCAAATCATTTAGGTCTTTCTATTGAAAATAACTCACCAATTTTCGCATAATTTGTACCTGCTAATCGGCTTACAGCTCCTAATCCTATTTGATCAATTCTACCTTTTTCGTAAATACTTTCCTCAATATGAAATTGAACTACTTTCCCGATGATTAAATCACATCCCGGAGAATCCTGCCCGCCTAGTTCTACTGAATGTTCTAATACACACTCCATTCGAATTTTTGCTTCCTCTACACCTGGAACAGAGATTTTTATGCTCGGGACGGGAGTTAACTGAGCTAGCTCTATCTCACTTTCATTTGGCGGCAAACTTGCTGCAGTTTGATTGATTTTAGCAACATTATTTTCATCAACGATGTGGACAACGAATTCTTTTAAATGGATTATGTTTCTTGCTGTATCTTTTTGTCTTCCGGCTGAACGCTGTATCGATAAAGAAATCATTGGTGGATTCGATGAGACAATATTAAAATAACTAAATGGAGCGCCATTTATTATCCCCTTGTCAGACATAGTTGTAACAAATGCAATAGGTCTAGGAATAATACTACCTACCAAAAATTTATAATTTTCCCTTTCAGTATTGTTGGAAGGATCAATTGAAAGCAAAAGAAATCACTCCTTTTCGTCTACCTGCTTACCTTATATGTTAGCAAACCTTGTTTTATCTGTCCTCTATGGTGCTCATATAAAAATGCGAAATCTCATGGATTTCGCATTTTTATTATTTAAGAACCAATGGTTGAATGGTTTGGTTGTCACCAATTAACGTTATTTCACTAAATGGTGTTTCCTCCCCTACTTTTGCATTCTCTGCAATGAAACTGCCACTTCCAACGACTGCACGATTAATCTCTGCATTTTCACCGATAATGGTGTTAGGTAAAATAACGGAATCCTTAATCACAGCACCTTTGCCTACGGTCACTCCATAAAACAACACAGAATTTTCAACTTTACCATAAACTTTGCAGCCTTCACTAATAATCGATTGGTGTAACGAAGCTTTTCCATCTAGATACATGGGAGGATGAGAAATTCCGTTTGTATAAATGATCCATTCTTCATGTTTTAAAATCGGGTTCGTATTTACGGATAGTAAATCCATATGTGCTTCCCAAAAGCTTTGAACAGTGCCAACATCCTTCCAATACCCATTAAAATGATAGGCATGTAAGTGGCAGCGATCACGAAGCATCGATGGAATAACATCCTTGCCAAAATCTTTGGAGGAAAATGGATTGTTTTCTTCTTTTTCTAGATATTTTTTTAAGATAGGCCAATTAAATAAGTAGATTCCCATAGAAGCAAGATTCGATTTAGGCTGAATAGGCTTTTCCTCAAACTCTATTATCCGCTTTGAAACAGGATTAATATTCATGATTCCGAATCTGCCTGCCTCACTCCAGGGGACATTAATGACTGAAATGGTGGCATCCGCTCCAGTTTGCTTATGCTCATTAACCATATGACTGTAATCCATCTTATAAATATGGTCTCCTGAGAGGATGAGCACATATTCTGGATTTTGACTTTCAATATAGCGAAGGTTTTCGAATACAGCATGTGCGGTTCCTTCATAGCTATTCTCTGCTTGGTCACTTTGATTTGGCTGAAGGATGGCAATACCACCTATCTTTCGATTTAGGCCCCACTTTTCCCCATCCTCGATATAGTTTTGAAGACTCTCTTGTTTATATTGAGTAAGGATTCCAACAGTATCAATGCTAGAATTTTTGCAATTACTAAGGGCAAAATCTATGATCCGATATTTCCCTCCAAATGGAACTGCTGGCTTTGCTAAATTACGAGTTAAATCTTTTAGTCGTGAACCTTTTCCTCCTGCTAGTAACATGGCAATACATTGTTTTTTGGCCATTAGAACCTCCTCTTTCATAATCAAATTCGCTTATGTAAATACTTATTTGCCCTCATTGTAGCACCCCTATTTAATAGAAAATATGAATAAATTGCGACGGGTAAAATGCATATTCGACGTAATTCCATTTTACTTCTACATAAAATCAACGAATCTTAACGTTTAGCTAATATAAATAAACTGTTTATGTCGAATTATAGCGATGTAATAATTGAAAAATATGAATATTTTGTGAAGAATTTGCCAAACAAAAAAACACGCTGAATATATTTTATCAGCGTGTTACAAACCATTATTAATGACCAACTGCTTTTTCAAGACCGCCTGGTTTATTATGAACAGCGAGCTTTTCTATTAATTTATTACTTTCTTTATTTAGGCCTTTTAACTGAACTTTAATTCCATTCTGATGATATTTAATGACCACTTTATCAACGGCTCCTACAGCCGAGTCATCCCATAAATGAGTTTGTGTTAAATCAAGCGTAACTTTCTCAACATCCTCATTGTAGTTAAAACTTTCAACAAATTCTGTTACAGAAGCAAAGAATAATTGTCCTGAAACGCGATAAATCTTATGGGACCCTTCTGAAGCCAGAGTGGTTACTTTTACTTTTGAAATCTTTGAAGCGAAGAAAATCGCACTCAATAAAATTCCTACTAGAACACCCTTTGATAAGTCATGTGTAAGTAGAACTGTACCAACAGTTGCAATCATTACAATTGTATCTGAAATAGGAGTTTTGTGAATATTTTTTACTGATGACCAATCAAAAGTTCCAATGGAAACCATGAACATAACTCCAACCAAAGCTGCCATAGGAATTTGAACCAAGAAATCATTTAATAGGATAATAAGCACCATTAAAAATACACCGGCTACCAATGCTGATAGTCTGCCTCGACCACCAGATTTCACGTTAATAACAGATTGTCCAATCATGGCACAGCCTGCCATTCCACCGAAAAATCCGGAAACGATATTAGCAATTCCTTGTCCTCGTGCTTCCTTGTTCTTGTCACTTGTTGTATCCGTCATATCATCTACAATGGAAGCTGTTAATAAGGATTCAACCAAACCAACAATAGCGATCGATAATGAATAAGGAAAAATGATTTGTAATGTTTCAAAATTTAATGGAATATCAGGGATTAAGAAAAATGGAAGAGATTGTGTCAATTCACCCATATCCCCAATTGTTCGAACACCGCTTCCAGTCATAACGGCAAACACAGTAATCACGATAATTGCAACTAATGGAGATGGAACAACCTTAGTGAATCGTGGAAAAATATAAATAATGGCACATGAACCTGCTACCATTGCATACATCACCCATGATTCTCCAACAAAATGAGTTAATTGAGCAGAAAAAATGAGGATAGCTAATGCGTTTACGAATCCAATCATCACCGAACGTGGGACAAATTTCATTAATTTTCCTAATTTAAGAACGCCCATTATTATTTGAATCACACCTGTTAAGATGGTTGCGGCGAGTAAGTATTGTAACCCATAGTCTGCAACTAACGTCACCATTACTAAAGCTGTTGCACCTGTTGCAGCTGAAATCATTCCTGGTCTCCCACCTACAAAGGCAATAACGACAGCAATACAAAAAGATGCATATAACCCAATCATGGGGTCAACTCCAGCGATAAGGGAGAAAGCAATCGCTTCTGGAATAAGTGCCATTGCCACGACGATTCCGGATAATACATCGCCTTTGATGTTACCAAACCATTGATCTTTCATTGTGTAACTTTTCATGAAGCACCTCTTTTCAATTCTTTAATTATTAATGACTTTCAACTCTCATGAAAGTCGGGCCGTTTTGAACAAGAAACAGTATATATGATTGTGACAAATTTGTGAAACAGAATGTAAGCGTAAATAATAATCTTTCTTTTTGTTTTACTCCTTTTTACGCTTGTTTTCTTGATAATGCTGTAAAAAATAAAAAAACAGAAGGGCTATGCCTCCTGTTTTCCGCTACTCAAGCTCTCGTTCTAAAACTTCGTTTAAATCAGTCCAGTCTAAGATACGGGGATATTGTAAATGTCGATTATAAGATTGATCCCTTACAAATACTTTTACAGAATCTTGAGAAAGTGTATCTAATACCTCAGCTTTATCATCAAAATAATAGTCCAGCTTTAATTCTTTAATAATGTGAACCTTTTCGTGATCCTGCATTCCATAGTAAAAACGGTCATCTCGAACAGGGAAGCCTTGTTCCTTCATCCATTTTTTCGTCCGTTCCCCATGTTCTTTTGGCCTTGCAGTTATGTAATAAATCTCATGCCCTTTTTCTTCAAGTTCCCGTAAGGTTTCAACTGCATTTGGAAAAGGAGGACAGTCTGTATAATAAATCTCTTCTAAGGAAGATCTCCACATTGCACTTCCCTCTTCATCTGATAACTCAAAGGGCTCATGAATCTCGACCCTTTTTAACTCGTGGAATACTTCAGATGGTACGTTTTTGTTTAACTTTTTGTTGTATATAGTAAAAGCATGCTCTCTTAAATTTATTAATGTGTCATCAATATCGAAACCAAATTTCATTTCATGGCCCCTCGTGTGTGTAGATTGGATAGCCTGTAAATTTATAATCACGACCGATTTGCTCTAAAGAAAGATTGGATAAATTCACAGCATCTTTCATTTTATCAAACCCAGATCCTGCTAGGAAAGATGGTGCTGTATGACCGCCAATGATTTTAGGTGCTACATACAAGACTAGTTTATCAATTAATTTATTTTCTAAAAAAGACCAGTTCACCGTTCCTCCTCCTTCAATTAAAACGGAGGAAACAAGCTTTTCGCCCAATATTTGTAGAACTTCTGTTGGATTTACATGCTTTGAACCGGTAGTTGGAAATACAGAAACTCCTGCTTCATCTAGAACTTTTCTCTTCTCTTTGTCAAAATTCGCACTTGTAAAGATCCAGGTTTCGGCCAACTTATCATGAATGACCTTAGATTCTAACGGAATCCGTAAAGTAGAATCTAAAATGATGCGAATGGGATTCCGGCCATTCGGTATTCGTGTAGTAAGTTCGGGATCATCTTGAATAACCGTATTAACACCAACAAGAATGCCCATATTTTCATTTCTAAGATGATGAACATCTCGTCTTGCTTCTTCTGAGGTAATCCATTTACTATCAAAAGAATGTGTCGCAATTTTTCCATCTAAAGTAATCCCGGCTTTCAGGGTGATAAAAGGTGTTTTCTCAACAATGAATTTATTAAAAACTTCATTCATCTTTTGTGACTCTGCCTGACGGACACCAATAATTACTTCAATACCAGCATCCTCTAAAATTTTCACGCCATTCCCTGAAACAACTGGATTGGGATCGAGGGTTGCAATTACAACTTTTTTAATCCCTGCCTCTACAATCGCAACTGCACAAGGTCCTGTTCTTCCATGGTGAGAACAAGGCTCAAGGGTCACATAAATCGTCCCGCCTTTTGCTTTTTCTCCAGCCATCCGAATCGCGTGAATCTCAGCATGGGGCTCGCCTGCTTTTAAGTGAGTACCAATTCCCACGATACGATTATCATTGACAATGACCGATCCGACCAATGGATTTGGGTCGGTCTGTCCTTTCATTGCCTGTGCATTATTTAATGCTAAATCCATGTAAAGTTCATGATTAGTCATTTGGGCAAGTCCCCTCATCAACTTCTTCTTCTAGATGACCAGACTTTTTAATCTTTGTCTGTAAATACTTCTCATTATACTCAGACACATCTCCCCATAATGGCTGTCTGCCTGAAACCTCTAAACCTGCTTCTTTTAAGGCATTTAATTTTTTTGGATTGTTCGTCATCAGGGTTACAGGTTTTTGACGAATAGCTTTCAAAACTTGAATGGCGTCACTGTAGTTTCTAGAGTCATCTACAAACCCAAGTCCTTCATTTGCCTCGACGGTGTCGTAGCCATTTTCTTGCAGAACATAAGCCATTGCCTTACTAAACAAACCAATT from Neobacillus sp. CF12 encodes:
- a CDS encoding SulP family inorganic anion transporter encodes the protein MKSYTMKDQWFGNIKGDVLSGIVVAMALIPEAIAFSLIAGVDPMIGLYASFCIAVVIAFVGGRPGMISAATGATALVMVTLVADYGLQYLLAATILTGVIQIIMGVLKLGKLMKFVPRSVMIGFVNALAILIFSAQLTHFVGESWVMYAMVAGSCAIIYIFPRFTKVVPSPLVAIIVITVFAVMTGSGVRTIGDMGELTQSLPFFLIPDIPLNFETLQIIFPYSLSIAIVGLVESLLTASIVDDMTDTTSDKNKEARGQGIANIVSGFFGGMAGCAMIGQSVINVKSGGRGRLSALVAGVFLMVLIILLNDFLVQIPMAALVGVMFMVSIGTFDWSSVKNIHKTPISDTIVMIATVGTVLLTHDLSKGVLVGILLSAIFFASKISKVKVTTLASEGSHKIYRVSGQLFFASVTEFVESFNYNEDVEKVTLDLTQTHLWDDSAVGAVDKVVIKYHQNGIKVQLKGLNKESNKLIEKLAVHNKPGGLEKAVGH
- a CDS encoding HAD family acid phosphatase, whose product is MKFGFDIDDTLINLREHAFTIYNKKLNKNVPSEVFHELKRVEIHEPFELSDEEGSAMWRSSLEEIYYTDCPPFPNAVETLRELEEKGHEIYYITARPKEHGERTKKWMKEQGFPVRDDRFYYGMQDHEKVHIIKELKLDYYFDDKAEVLDTLSQDSVKVFVRDQSYNRHLQYPRILDWTDLNEVLERELE
- the ribD gene encoding bifunctional diaminohydroxyphosphoribosylaminopyrimidine deaminase/5-amino-6-(5-phosphoribosylamino)uracil reductase RibD, whose translation is MTNHELYMDLALNNAQAMKGQTDPNPLVGSVIVNDNRIVGIGTHLKAGEPHAEIHAIRMAGEKAKGGTIYVTLEPCSHHGRTGPCAVAIVEAGIKKVVIATLDPNPVVSGNGVKILEDAGIEVIIGVRQAESQKMNEVFNKFIVEKTPFITLKAGITLDGKIATHSFDSKWITSEEARRDVHHLRNENMGILVGVNTVIQDDPELTTRIPNGRNPIRIILDSTLRIPLESKVIHDKLAETWIFTSANFDKEKRKVLDEAGVSVFPTTGSKHVNPTEVLQILGEKLVSSVLIEGGGTVNWSFLENKLIDKLVLYVAPKIIGGHTAPSFLAGSGFDKMKDAVNLSNLSLEQIGRDYKFTGYPIYTHEGP